In one Paramormyrops kingsleyae isolate MSU_618 chromosome 18, PKINGS_0.4, whole genome shotgun sequence genomic region, the following are encoded:
- the ppm1e gene encoding protein phosphatase 1E produces the protein MAGSANEEKTFRRFLELFLREMRTPLQDDEPLPLRPLTDLISEDEVEGECLDLCLQHLCKYNCPFTLAAALARATANDVLQSDLSVYHQNKAVEDNTESLPQLDSVKLARLIFNKLCEICCLWLKDFPQRRRSQAYYETSIHAIKNMRRKMEDKHVVIPEFNALFSLQDQEDQAYFAVFDGHGGVDAATYASNHLHVNLVRQEMFSQDPTEALCRAFKLTDERFVQKASRERLRCGTTGVVTFLRGRTLHVAWLGDSQVMLVRRGQAVELMKPHKPDREDEKQRIEALGGCVIWFGTWRVNGSLSVSRAIGDSEHKPYICGDADHSTFQLDGSEDYLILACDGFYDTVSPDEAVRVVSDHLQENAGDTSMVAHKLVASARDAGSSDNITVIVVFLRDPRCPAPPEVNEEEEEAPAEEEEEQEQEEVLQGELGCQDGGTDIRGKNMGTWPLQQCSAPADLGYEDRMDSFTDRTSLSLIGPELPSEGSRLLYPGAPSAPPTRTVTLDLTSPAGPGAAWRPYKLEGRPSPQRSRRWLQMESLFPREWRPRRWMESTSSRRVPRTGGLREACGPLRPLRATPCPRRCLRNRPGVALPRVPLGGCF, from the exons TAACTGCCCATTCACCCTGGCAGCAGCCCTTGCCCGAGCCACAGCCAACGATGTCCTCCAGAGCGACCTCTCCGTCTACCACCAAAACAAGGCAGTGGAGGACAACACAGAGTCCCTCCCCC AGCTCGACTCGGTGAAGCTGGCCCGGCTCATCTTCAACAAGCTGTGCGAGATCTGCTGCCTCTGGCTCAAGGACTTCCCGCAGCGGCGCCGCTCTCAGGCCTACTACGAGACGTCCATCCACGCAATCAAGAACATGCGGCGGAAGATGGAGGACAAGCACGTCGTCATCCCGGAATTCAACGCGCTGTTCAGCCTGCAG GACCAGGAGGACCAGGCCTACTTCGCCGTGTTCGACGGCCACGGGGGAGTGGACGCCGCTACCTACGCATCCAACCACCTGCATGTGAACCTGGTGCGGCAGGAGATGTTCAGCCAGGACCCTACTGAGGCCCTGTGCCGTGCCTTCAAGCTGACGGACGAGCGCTTCGTGCAGAAAGCCTCACGCGAG CGCCTGCGATGCGGCACCACTGGGGTGGTGACCTTCCTGAGGGGACGCACCCTGCACGTGGCCTGGCTCGGCGACTCGCAGGTGATGCTGGTCAGGCGAGGGCAGGCCGTGGAGCTGAtgaagccacacaagccagatAGAGAG gacGAGAAGCAGCGTATCGAAGCTCTGGGCGGCTGCGTCATCTGGTTCGGCACGTGGAGGGTGAACGGGAGCCTGTCCGTCTCCAGGGCCATCG GCGACTCGGAGCACAAGCCGTACATCTGCGGAGACGCCGACCACAGCACCTTCCAGCTGGACGGCTCAGAGGACTACCTGATCCTGGCCTGCGACGGCTTCTACGACACCGTGAGCCCCGACGAGGCGGTGCGCGTGGTCAGCGACCACCTGCAGGAGAACGCCGGCGACACCAGCATGGTGGCCCACAAGCTGGTGGCCTCGGCCCGCGACGCCGGCTCCAGCGACAACATCACCGTCATCGTCGTCTTCCTCAGGGACCCCCGCTGCCCGGCCCCCCCCGAGGTGaacgaggaagaggaagaggcgCCGgctgaagaggaagaggaacaGGAGCAAGAGGAGGTGCTACAGGGTGAGCTCGGGTGCCAGGATGGAGGTACAGACATCCGGGGCAAAAACATGGGCACCTGGCCACTACAGCAGTGCTCGGCACCGGCAGACCTGGGCTACGAAGACCGCATGGACTCATTTACTGACAGAACTAGCCTGAGTCTGATCGGACCCGAACTGCCTTCTGAGGGGAGCCGACTCCTCTACCCTGGCGCTCCGTCTGCACCTCCCACCAGAACCGTCACCCTGGACCTGACATCGCCGGCAGGACCCGGTGCGGCCTGGCGTCCCTACAAGCTAGAGGGCCGCCCATCTCCTCAACGGTCCAGACGATGGCTGCAGATGGAGTCCCTCTTCCCCCGTGAATGGAGGCCCAGGAGGTGGATGGAGAGCACCTCCTCCAGGCGGGTGCCCCGTACAGGAGGGCTGAGAGAGGCCTGTGGCCCCCTGCGCCCCTTACGGGCCACCCCCTGTCCCCGGCGCTGCCTGAGAAACCGGCCCGGCGTCGCCCTACCCCGCGTGCCGCTGGGCGGCTGCTTCTGA